A single genomic interval of Adhaeribacter pallidiroseus harbors:
- a CDS encoding transglutaminase-like domain-containing protein, translating to MTNQEIKALISLLDDEDQEISVHVEDKIVSLGEPVIPFLEEHWEESINPEVQKKIEDLIHKLQYESLLSRLATWRKTGGQSLIEGMWLVNTYQYPDADLAVINKTLDQIYYEAWLHIKPDMHPYDQIKALNHVLFRIYKFSANTKNFHSPANSMLHLALETQRGNPLTLCVIYLTVAQKLGLPVYGVNLPNLFILTYKKDGYQFYINVYNRGLILSKADIDSYILQLNLHPVDIFYEPCSNPDIIKRALRNLAVSFEKLNETEKATEVNKLLDALTDDSDTVLRQDAGEEENESNPENNEDDEPLE from the coding sequence GTGACAAATCAAGAAATAAAAGCTTTAATATCTTTACTCGACGACGAGGACCAGGAAATATCCGTACACGTAGAAGATAAAATTGTATCGCTGGGTGAGCCGGTAATTCCTTTTTTAGAAGAACACTGGGAAGAAAGCATTAACCCCGAGGTACAGAAAAAAATCGAAGATCTGATTCATAAACTACAGTATGAATCTTTATTAAGTAGATTAGCCACTTGGCGAAAAACAGGAGGACAGAGTTTAATCGAGGGCATGTGGTTAGTGAATACTTACCAATACCCAGATGCTGATTTAGCGGTAATTAATAAAACGCTGGACCAGATTTATTACGAAGCCTGGTTGCACATTAAACCAGATATGCATCCTTACGACCAAATCAAAGCCTTAAATCACGTTTTATTCCGCATTTATAAGTTTTCGGCTAACACTAAAAATTTTCATTCGCCGGCTAATTCCATGCTGCACCTGGCACTAGAAACGCAAAGAGGCAATCCGTTAACTTTATGCGTTATTTACCTGACCGTGGCGCAAAAGCTAGGCTTGCCGGTTTACGGGGTTAATCTGCCGAACTTATTTATTCTGACTTACAAAAAGGACGGCTACCAGTTTTATATTAATGTGTATAACCGAGGCTTAATCTTATCGAAAGCCGATATTGATTCGTATATTTTGCAGCTAAACTTGCACCCGGTCGATATCTTTTATGAGCCTTGCTCTAATCCGGACATTATTAAACGAGCGTTGCGCAACTTAGCGGTATCGTTCGAGAAATTAAACGAAACAGAAAAAGCTACGGAAGTAAATAAGTTATTAGATGCGCTTACGGATGATTCAGATACGGTACTTCGGCAAGATGCCGGCGAAGAAGAGAACGAAAGCAACCCGGAAAACAACGAAGACGACGAGCCATTAGAATAG
- a CDS encoding acyl-CoA carboxylase subunit beta, translated as MEQTTDFHKNEDVLKQQIYQLKSKLKNVYVGGGTKRLEAQRAKGKLTARERIKYLLDESAEYVEIGALAGENMYPEHGGCPSGGVVVMLGYVKGRLCVVVANDATVKAGAWFPITAKKNLRAQEIALENKLPIIYLVDSAGVYLPLQDEIFPDKEHFGRIFRNNAVMSAMGIIQISAIMGSCVAGGAYLPIMSDEAMIVDQTGSIFLAGSYLVKAAIGESVDNETLGGATTHTEISGVTDYKFKNDQECLDAIRNIFDKIGEPQKAGFNRTTPAPPQLKPAEIYGYLPADRVKPYDMLEIIRRLVDHSEFEPYKELYGQTLICGLARVDGWAVGIVANQRKMVKTKKGELQMGGVIYSDSADKAARFIMNCNQKKIPLIFLQDVSGFMVGSKAEQGGIIKDGAKMVNAMANSVVPKFTIIIGNSYGAGNYAMCGKAYDPRLIFAWPTAQMAVMSGAAAANTLLQIQVASLKSKGETITPTAEKELLDKITTSYNEQLSPYYAAARLWVDGIIDPLETRQVISLGIAAANHAPIEKPFNVGVIQT; from the coding sequence ATGGAACAAACTACCGATTTTCATAAAAATGAAGATGTACTAAAACAGCAGATCTATCAACTAAAAAGTAAGTTGAAAAACGTGTATGTGGGAGGGGGTACGAAACGGCTGGAAGCCCAGCGCGCAAAAGGAAAATTAACGGCCCGGGAACGAATTAAATACTTGTTAGACGAAAGTGCCGAATATGTAGAAATTGGCGCTTTGGCCGGCGAAAACATGTACCCGGAGCACGGCGGCTGCCCCAGCGGGGGCGTAGTAGTGATGCTGGGCTACGTAAAAGGCCGCTTATGCGTGGTAGTGGCTAACGATGCTACCGTGAAAGCCGGCGCCTGGTTCCCGATTACGGCTAAGAAAAACTTACGCGCCCAGGAAATTGCTCTGGAAAACAAACTGCCTATTATTTACCTGGTAGATAGTGCCGGGGTTTACCTGCCTTTGCAAGACGAAATATTTCCGGATAAAGAACACTTTGGCCGCATTTTCCGGAATAATGCCGTAATGTCGGCCATGGGTATTATTCAAATTTCGGCGATTATGGGGAGCTGCGTGGCGGGTGGCGCTTACTTGCCCATCATGTCCGATGAAGCCATGATTGTGGACCAAACCGGTTCTATTTTTCTGGCCGGTTCTTACCTGGTAAAAGCCGCCATCGGGGAATCGGTGGACAACGAAACGCTCGGTGGTGCCACTACCCACACCGAAATTTCGGGGGTTACCGATTATAAATTTAAAAATGACCAGGAATGTCTAGATGCCATTCGCAATATTTTCGATAAAATAGGCGAGCCCCAAAAAGCCGGTTTCAACCGCACAACTCCGGCACCGCCGCAATTAAAGCCAGCTGAAATTTACGGCTACTTGCCCGCAGACCGCGTGAAGCCCTACGATATGCTGGAAATCATCCGGCGGCTGGTAGATCATTCGGAGTTTGAACCTTATAAAGAATTATACGGGCAAACTTTAATTTGTGGCCTGGCCCGCGTTGACGGTTGGGCCGTGGGCATTGTGGCTAATCAGCGGAAAATGGTAAAAACCAAAAAAGGCGAGCTGCAAATGGGTGGGGTCATTTATTCGGACTCGGCCGATAAGGCGGCCCGGTTTATCATGAACTGTAATCAGAAAAAAATACCTTTGATTTTTCTGCAGGATGTATCGGGATTTATGGTAGGTAGCAAAGCCGAACAAGGCGGCATTATAAAAGACGGGGCTAAAATGGTAAATGCCATGGCAAACTCGGTAGTACCTAAGTTTACGATTATCATTGGTAACTCATACGGGGCTGGCAACTACGCCATGTGCGGCAAAGCCTACGATCCGCGATTGATTTTCGCCTGGCCCACCGCGCAAATGGCCGTAATGAGTGGAGCGGCCGCCGCGAATACTTTATTGCAAATTCAGGTAGCTTCATTAAAAAGTAAAGGCGAAACCATTACGCCCACGGCCGAAAAAGAATTATTAGATAAAATTACTACTAGCTACAACGAACAACTCTCGCCGTATTACGCGGCAGCCCGTCTGTGGGTAGACGGGATAATTGATCCATTAGAAACGCGCCAGGTAATATCTTTAGGCATTGCGGCGGCCAACCATGCCCCCATCGAAAAACCATTTAATGTGGGTGTTATTCAAACCTGA
- a CDS encoding MlaD family protein — protein MKFSKEIKVALLGIVAIVMLYFGYTFLRGSDLFSSSNTFYVEYESVDGLNISAPIVLNGVKIGTVKDMYILKDKNNKIRVTLSVDKDIAVGDSTIASLSNSDLLGGKAITFFLRPNTKQFTGGETLTPFVEKSITDMLTAKAMPVLGTIDSTLLKLNAFFGEDAKRSIQATILNTQATTEAVKNLMVANQRNINRITTNVADLTSSLKNTEQKFSQLATNLSQITDTLKRAPINTTVRQLNTTIAEAQSMIKKFNQDSGTLGKIMNDDSLYRNMNASTESLNALLQDLKANPKRYVHFSLIGGGTKVKQADNVKSADKVRNANTVENTGVVGEVQNK, from the coding sequence GTGAAATTTTCTAAAGAAATAAAAGTTGCTTTACTGGGCATTGTAGCTATAGTAATGCTGTATTTTGGTTATACCTTTCTTCGGGGAAGCGATTTATTCTCTTCTAGTAATACTTTCTACGTGGAGTATGAAAGCGTAGATGGATTGAATATTTCTGCTCCTATTGTATTAAATGGGGTGAAAATAGGTACCGTAAAGGATATGTATATTCTGAAAGATAAGAATAATAAAATCCGGGTAACGCTTTCCGTGGATAAAGATATAGCCGTTGGCGACTCTACGATTGCCAGTTTATCGAACAGTGATTTATTAGGCGGTAAAGCAATCACCTTTTTCTTACGGCCTAATACTAAACAGTTTACCGGCGGCGAAACCTTAACACCTTTTGTTGAAAAAAGTATAACGGATATGCTCACGGCTAAAGCCATGCCGGTATTAGGTACTATTGACTCTACCTTGTTAAAATTAAATGCTTTTTTCGGCGAAGATGCGAAGCGCAGCATTCAAGCTACTATCTTAAATACGCAGGCTACCACCGAGGCCGTAAAAAATTTAATGGTAGCTAACCAACGCAACATTAACCGCATTACTACTAACGTGGCTGATCTTACTTCTTCTTTAAAAAATACAGAACAAAAATTTAGTCAGTTAGCTACTAATTTGAGTCAAATAACCGATACTTTAAAAAGAGCTCCTATTAATACCACAGTGCGGCAATTAAACACCACCATAGCCGAAGCCCAATCTATGATTAAGAAATTTAACCAGGATAGCGGTACTTTAGGTAAAATTATGAACGACGACTCTTTGTACCGGAACATGAACGCGTCTACCGAAAGTTTAAATGCTTTGCTGCAGGATTTAAAAGCTAATCCCAAACGCTACGTTCACTTCTCGTTAATTGGGGGTGGTACAAAAGTGAAGCAAGCAGATAATGTAAAATCGGCGGATAAGGTGCGGAATGCGAATACTGTTGAAAATACGGGAGTAGTGGGTGAAGTACAAAATAAATAA
- a CDS encoding N-acetylmuramoyl-L-alanine amidase family protein, whose amino-acid sequence MRNIVLFLLPALIFVFSGFSTNLIRRDNRVRTVVIDAGHGAHDNGCSGRFSKEKDVALKVALQVGNLIEENLPEVKVIYTRKSNVFVELIDRAGIANKNNADLFISIHCNSGPTGAFGTETFTMGLHTSEGNLKVAKRENSVILKEEGYKENYDGFDPNSPQSHILLSLRQSAYMDNSLRFASMVENQFENKVSRKSRGVKQAGLIVLWKSAMPSVLIETGFLTNPEEEKYLNDKSGQSYIASGIYRAFKEYKQELEATN is encoded by the coding sequence GTGAGAAATATTGTTTTATTTTTGTTGCCGGCCCTGATTTTTGTTTTTTCTGGATTTAGTACCAACTTAATTCGCCGGGATAACCGGGTGCGAACCGTAGTGATTGATGCTGGGCACGGAGCCCACGATAATGGGTGCAGCGGTCGGTTTTCGAAAGAAAAAGATGTAGCTTTAAAAGTAGCCCTGCAAGTAGGTAACTTAATCGAAGAAAATTTGCCGGAAGTTAAAGTAATTTATACCCGGAAGTCTAATGTGTTCGTAGAACTAATTGACCGGGCTGGGATTGCTAACAAAAATAACGCGGACCTATTTATCTCTATCCACTGTAATTCGGGTCCAACAGGGGCATTTGGCACCGAAACTTTCACGATGGGGTTGCATACTTCCGAAGGAAACTTGAAAGTAGCCAAACGTGAAAATTCCGTAATTTTAAAAGAAGAAGGGTATAAAGAAAACTACGATGGCTTTGATCCCAACTCGCCACAGAGTCATATATTACTATCCCTCCGGCAAAGCGCTTACATGGATAATAGCTTGCGTTTTGCTTCGATGGTCGAAAACCAGTTCGAAAATAAAGTGAGCCGCAAAAGCCGCGGCGTAAAGCAAGCCGGCTTAATAGTACTCTGGAAATCAGCCATGCCCAGTGTGTTAATTGAAACAGGTTTTTTAACAAATCCAGAAGAAGAAAAATATCTCAACGATAAATCGGGACAATCGTATATTGCTTCAGGCATATACCGGGCATTTAAAGAGTATAAACAAGAACTCGAAGCCACAAACTAA
- a CDS encoding putative LPS assembly protein LptD — MRIFLAIVFALSGVINAWAQQTPNRTTTPQTPEILVDTAKVKQDSIQGDITTTIKYTAKDSIVLNVQNRLVNMYNDASIDYGTMSLKAHTTQLDYKTNLVNAIGSKDSTGKALGTPLFKDDQQTYEAEQISYNFKTKKGKIREVVTKQGEGFLHAEVVKKTEGDAMYGIHSKYTTCDLPHPHFYINSSKMKAIPGKKIFTGPFNLVFGDIPTPLGFLFGYFPTPKKRSSGLIIPTFGESRQRGFYLRNGGYYFVLNENIDMRLTGDIYSLGSYGLQLQSMYIKRYRYRGNISMSYSSNKTPVTSASEATIGPGNFNRIEPKSFWISASHTPTTLRPGGKWSASVNAGTQFYNRQNRFDSPALALNNTFNSSVQYQFAKPTSPFTLTASALHNMNTTTGVHNFTLPEATFAVNRQTPLKWFQKKSSGSWFEDIALSYNVSARNLISTQINSSTLSGVPNLVGGSAVDTVLKLNGKNFRRILANADYGIQHSLPITMNSIRLFKFFQLSPGLSYNETWFFKKFDYNYLNNLNAVRIDTTNGFYRAYTYAANASLSTRVYGTYIIKGKKIEAIRHLMTPNISYSYNPDFSKKYTRQVQVGRRDIEDNIPIQYLPIYRSLYGVPTSFRQSNMNFSLTNNVEMKVRAKSDTASTFEKVSLIDNLGITSGYNFAADSFQLQNFNIQFRTLLFKKLNLFSNAVFDPYKITKEGRRLNEYSLSSGQLARLVNANLNMSMELNPEALKKGSQTAQEQAPRTNRPSLETNQNLVAEYVDFKIPWTLSLNFTASYFKSTSLRAEDQISKSLGVDGSVNLTEKWKVTYSTGYDFQFKQMTYTSLNIYRDLHCWEMSISWVPFGEYQSYSININARSSILRDLKLSRNRGINWR, encoded by the coding sequence TTGAGGATATTCCTAGCTATCGTATTTGCTTTGTCAGGAGTGATAAATGCCTGGGCGCAACAAACGCCCAACCGGACAACTACACCCCAAACGCCGGAAATTTTGGTGGATACCGCAAAAGTAAAACAAGATTCGATCCAAGGTGATATCACAACCACCATTAAATATACCGCTAAGGATTCTATTGTTTTAAACGTACAAAACCGGTTGGTTAATATGTACAACGACGCCAGTATTGATTATGGCACCATGTCGTTAAAAGCGCATACTACCCAATTAGATTATAAAACCAACCTGGTGAATGCGATTGGCTCCAAAGATTCGACGGGAAAAGCCTTAGGTACACCGCTGTTTAAAGACGACCAGCAAACGTATGAAGCCGAACAGATTAGCTATAATTTCAAAACCAAAAAAGGAAAGATCCGGGAGGTGGTAACTAAGCAGGGCGAAGGTTTTCTGCACGCCGAAGTAGTTAAAAAGACCGAAGGCGATGCCATGTACGGGATTCATTCGAAGTATACGACCTGCGATTTACCGCACCCGCATTTTTACATTAACTCGAGTAAAATGAAGGCGATACCGGGTAAAAAGATTTTTACCGGGCCATTTAATTTAGTTTTTGGCGATATTCCCACTCCCCTGGGTTTTCTGTTTGGTTATTTCCCGACGCCGAAAAAGCGCAGCTCCGGCTTAATTATACCAACTTTTGGGGAATCGCGGCAACGTGGTTTTTACTTACGCAACGGCGGATATTATTTTGTATTAAACGAGAATATTGATATGCGCTTAACCGGCGATATTTACTCGCTTGGCAGCTACGGCCTGCAGTTACAGTCGATGTACATTAAACGGTACCGGTACCGGGGTAATATCAGTATGAGTTATAGTTCTAATAAAACGCCGGTAACATCCGCCAGCGAGGCCACTATTGGGCCGGGCAACTTTAATCGCATAGAGCCTAAATCTTTTTGGATTAGTGCCAGCCATACGCCTACTACTTTACGCCCGGGCGGTAAATGGTCGGCCAGTGTAAATGCCGGTACGCAGTTTTATAACCGTCAGAACCGCTTCGATAGCCCAGCCTTGGCGCTTAATAATACGTTTAATTCCAGCGTACAGTATCAGTTTGCCAAACCTACCTCACCGTTTACCTTAACGGCCTCGGCTTTGCACAACATGAATACTACCACGGGTGTTCATAATTTCACTTTACCCGAAGCCACTTTTGCCGTAAACCGCCAAACACCGTTAAAATGGTTTCAGAAAAAAAGCAGCGGCAGCTGGTTCGAAGATATTGCTTTGAGCTATAATGTAAGTGCGCGTAACTTAATATCTACCCAAATTAACAGCAGCACTTTAAGTGGTGTCCCCAATTTAGTGGGAGGTAGTGCTGTGGATACGGTTTTAAAATTAAATGGTAAAAACTTCCGGCGTATTCTGGCTAATGCTGATTATGGCATTCAGCACTCTTTACCCATTACGATGAACAGCATTCGGCTGTTTAAGTTTTTTCAGTTATCGCCTGGTTTAAGTTACAACGAGACTTGGTTTTTTAAAAAATTCGATTACAATTATCTGAACAACTTAAACGCTGTGCGGATAGATACTACTAACGGGTTTTACCGGGCATATACCTACGCAGCCAATGCCAGTTTAAGTACCCGGGTATACGGTACCTATATTATCAAAGGCAAAAAAATAGAGGCCATTCGCCACTTGATGACGCCTAATATCAGTTACTCCTATAATCCGGATTTTTCAAAAAAATACACCCGCCAAGTGCAAGTGGGCCGGCGAGATATTGAAGATAATATTCCGATTCAATATTTACCAATTTACCGGAGTTTATACGGAGTTCCCACTTCTTTCCGGCAGAGCAACATGAACTTTAGCTTAACGAATAACGTGGAGATGAAAGTAAGAGCTAAATCGGATACCGCTAGTACCTTCGAGAAAGTGAGTTTGATTGATAACCTGGGGATTACTTCGGGGTACAACTTTGCCGCCGATTCGTTTCAGTTGCAAAATTTTAATATTCAGTTCCGGACTCTTTTGTTTAAAAAATTAAATTTATTCTCGAATGCCGTTTTTGATCCATACAAAATAACTAAGGAAGGTCGCCGGTTAAACGAGTATAGTTTAAGTAGCGGCCAATTAGCCCGTTTAGTTAATGCCAACCTGAATATGTCGATGGAATTGAACCCGGAGGCTTTGAAGAAGGGATCGCAAACCGCACAAGAACAAGCGCCGCGCACCAATCGGCCTTCGCTGGAAACCAATCAGAATCTAGTAGCCGAGTACGTTGATTTTAAAATTCCGTGGACTTTAAGTTTAAATTTTACGGCTTCCTATTTTAAAAGTACCTCGTTGCGTGCGGAGGATCAAATATCCAAATCGTTGGGGGTAGATGGTTCGGTAAACCTTACCGAGAAATGGAAAGTTACTTACAGCACCGGTTATGATTTTCAGTTTAAGCAAATGACGTATACCAGCTTAAACATTTACCGCGATTTGCACTGCTGGGAAATGAGTATTTCGTGGGTGCCGTTTGGGGAATATCAATCCTACTCCATTAATATTAATGCGCGATCTTCTATCCTGCGCGATTTAAAACTTTCGCGTAACCGGGGCATTAACTGGCGCTAG
- the panB gene encoding 3-methyl-2-oxobutanoate hydroxymethyltransferase, whose amino-acid sequence MSVHRKDIKLITTHQLQAMKERGEKISMLTAYDFSMASILDGAGIDVLLVGDSASNVMAGHTTTLPITLDQMIYHASSVIRAVKRAFVVVDLPFGSYQGNSSEALRSAIRIMKESGAHGIKLEGGSEIKDSVIRILSAGVPVMGHLGLTPQSIYKFGTYTVRAKEEQEAKKLLEDALLLEEIGCFALVLEKIPSELARQVAEGLRIPVIGIGAGPAVDGQVLVTHDLLGITKEFKPRFLRRYADLNDTMTKAVSEYITDVKSRDFPSLEEAY is encoded by the coding sequence ATGTCCGTTCATCGAAAAGATATAAAACTTATTACTACGCATCAGTTACAGGCCATGAAAGAACGGGGTGAGAAAATTTCGATGCTTACGGCCTACGATTTTTCAATGGCCTCCATTCTGGATGGAGCTGGTATTGATGTGTTACTCGTGGGTGATTCCGCCTCGAATGTTATGGCCGGGCATACCACTACCCTACCCATTACCTTAGATCAAATGATCTACCACGCTTCCTCGGTGATTAGAGCGGTAAAACGAGCTTTTGTAGTGGTCGACCTTCCTTTTGGCTCCTACCAAGGTAACTCATCGGAGGCATTACGTTCCGCTATTCGGATTATGAAAGAATCCGGTGCCCACGGTATTAAACTGGAAGGTGGCAGTGAGATTAAAGATTCTGTAATCCGGATTTTAAGCGCGGGCGTGCCGGTAATGGGCCATTTAGGGTTAACGCCGCAATCTATTTATAAGTTTGGTACCTATACGGTACGTGCCAAAGAAGAACAAGAAGCTAAAAAGTTACTGGAAGATGCTTTACTGCTCGAAGAAATAGGGTGTTTTGCCTTAGTACTCGAAAAAATACCTTCCGAATTGGCTCGCCAGGTAGCCGAAGGTTTGCGTATCCCGGTAATTGGCATTGGTGCCGGTCCGGCCGTAGATGGTCAGGTCTTGGTTACGCACGATTTATTAGGCATAACCAAAGAATTTAAGCCCCGGTTTTTGCGACGTTACGCCGATTTAAATGACACCATGACAAAAGCCGTTAGCGAATACATAACGGACGTAAAATCACGCGATTTCCCTAGTCTGGAAGAAGCTTACTAG
- a CDS encoding RluA family pseudouridine synthase, with product MVDIGQFIIYEDNHLIVVNKPAGLLVQGDETGDVPLSELVKLYLKEKYQKPGNVFTGVVHRLDRPVSGLVLLAKTSKALARMNEQFRNNTVQKTYLAITNHPPIHTQARLIHWLVKDEKRNTTQAHVKEVPNSLRAELSYQFIRQEAEFSLLQVNPVTGRPHQIRVQLASQKSTIVGDVKYGAPALLPNKSICLHAFFLKFLHPVRHEPVFVSALPPATYPWNLFQQQINLLVSKP from the coding sequence GTGGTTGATATTGGGCAATTTATAATTTACGAAGATAACCATTTGATTGTAGTTAATAAACCCGCCGGCTTATTAGTACAAGGCGATGAAACTGGTGATGTACCTTTATCCGAATTAGTAAAACTGTATTTAAAAGAAAAATACCAAAAGCCGGGCAATGTATTCACCGGCGTCGTGCATCGCCTCGACCGGCCGGTTAGTGGCCTTGTTTTACTGGCCAAAACTTCCAAAGCTTTAGCGCGCATGAATGAGCAGTTTCGAAACAATACTGTTCAAAAAACCTATCTGGCTATAACTAATCATCCGCCCATTCATACCCAGGCGCGCTTAATTCATTGGCTCGTTAAAGACGAAAAACGCAATACAACGCAAGCACACGTAAAAGAAGTACCTAACAGTTTGCGGGCTGAGTTAAGTTATCAGTTCATCCGTCAGGAAGCAGAATTTAGCTTATTACAAGTAAATCCTGTAACCGGCCGGCCCCACCAAATACGGGTGCAGTTAGCCAGCCAAAAAAGTACTATTGTGGGCGATGTAAAATATGGCGCTCCGGCCTTATTACCAAATAAAAGTATTTGCCTGCATGCCTTTTTTTTAAAATTTCTGCATCCCGTACGCCACGAACCGGTTTTTGTATCGGCGCTGCCACCTGCTACTTATCCCTGGAATTTGTTCCAACAACAAATAAACCTCCTTGTTTCCAAACCATGA
- a CDS encoding acyl-CoA desaturase, translating into MPILIFFVAHWYLSLFVQTFYLHRYAAHKMFTMNSFWEKFFFLLTYIAQGSSFLSPRAYAILHRMHHAFSDTDKDPHSPHFSNNAFTMMWKTKNIYNNVLHKRVEAEERFEGSYPLWNAIEKVGDTYLSRIGWGTLYVLFYISFATQWWMYLLLPLHFLMGPIHGAIVNWSGHKYGYQNFDNNDKSRNSLFFDFLTGGELFQNNHHKLPNRVNFGVKWWEVDPTYPVIWALDKLRIIRLKKVRA; encoded by the coding sequence ATGCCCATCCTTATATTTTTCGTTGCGCACTGGTACTTATCTTTATTTGTTCAAACATTTTACCTGCACCGGTATGCGGCTCATAAAATGTTCACTATGAATTCTTTCTGGGAAAAATTCTTTTTTTTGCTAACGTATATTGCCCAGGGTTCTTCGTTTTTATCGCCGCGGGCTTACGCTATTTTGCATCGCATGCACCATGCATTTTCCGATACCGACAAAGATCCGCACTCCCCGCATTTCTCCAATAATGCTTTTACCATGATGTGGAAAACCAAAAACATTTACAACAATGTGTTGCATAAACGTGTAGAAGCCGAAGAGCGTTTTGAAGGTAGTTATCCCTTATGGAATGCGATTGAAAAAGTTGGTGACACTTACTTATCCCGGATTGGCTGGGGCACTTTATACGTGTTATTTTACATTTCTTTTGCCACCCAATGGTGGATGTACTTGCTGTTGCCGCTTCACTTTTTAATGGGGCCGATACATGGAGCTATTGTTAATTGGAGTGGTCATAAATACGGTTATCAAAACTTCGACAATAACGATAAATCCCGCAATTCCCTGTTTTTTGATTTTTTAACCGGCGGGGAGTTATTTCAGAACAATCACCACAAATTACCTAACCGGGTTAATTTTGGCGTAAAATGGTGGGAAGTAGATCCTACTTATCCGGTAATTTGGGCACTGGATAAATTAAGAATTATTCGCTTAAAAAAAGTACGGGCTTAA
- a CDS encoding 30S ribosomal protein S16: protein MPVKIRLARRGRKKAAMYDIVVADSRSPRDGKFIEKLGTYNPNTNPASINFNQDKAFTWVMNGAQPTDTVKAMLSYTGILFKKHLQIGVAKGALTQEQADSKFQTWKDEKEAKIQGKRETLNLKKSDAAKAALDNERKINEARAEALRKRAADAAKAAEPAAPAEDAAEAPAAEEQA, encoded by the coding sequence ATGCCTGTTAAAATCAGACTGGCCCGCAGAGGCCGTAAAAAAGCTGCCATGTACGACATTGTGGTGGCAGACTCCAGATCCCCACGTGATGGAAAATTTATCGAAAAATTAGGTACTTACAATCCCAACACCAATCCGGCTTCCATTAATTTCAACCAGGATAAGGCTTTTACCTGGGTAATGAACGGTGCGCAACCTACCGATACTGTAAAAGCCATGCTTTCGTATACGGGAATATTGTTTAAAAAGCACTTACAGATTGGAGTAGCTAAAGGCGCTTTAACGCAAGAGCAAGCCGATTCGAAATTCCAGACCTGGAAAGATGAGAAAGAAGCTAAAATTCAGGGCAAGCGCGAAACCTTAAACTTGAAAAAATCCGATGCCGCTAAAGCTGCTTTAGACAACGAACGTAAAATTAACGAAGCTCGCGCCGAGGCGCTCCGGAAACGGGCCGCAGATGCTGCCAAAGCTGCTGAACCGGCAGCTCCAGCGGAAGACGCTGCCGAAGCACCGGCCGCCGAAGAACAAGCTTAA
- the rimM gene encoding ribosome maturation factor RimM (Essential for efficient processing of 16S rRNA) — protein sequence MNIDACYQLGYIVRTHGIKGQVIAFFDVDYPEDYEELESVFLLISGKLVPFFIQTIDSQAKNRFLVKFEDTDTIEQAERLKGISLYLPLESLPDLEADQFYYHDLIGYTIVDENLGKLGVVKELFELPHQDLMAMDYQGAEVLIPMQDEIILRAEKDTQTLYVNLPEGLVEVYTQAGNSREEEPDDDAV from the coding sequence ATGAATATTGATGCCTGTTACCAATTAGGTTACATCGTCCGGACGCATGGTATTAAGGGCCAGGTAATTGCTTTTTTTGATGTAGATTACCCGGAAGATTACGAAGAATTGGAATCAGTTTTCCTGCTTATTAGCGGAAAGCTGGTTCCTTTTTTTATTCAAACCATTGACTCGCAAGCTAAAAACCGGTTTCTAGTTAAATTTGAAGATACCGATACTATTGAGCAAGCCGAAAGGTTAAAAGGTATCTCCTTGTACCTGCCCCTAGAATCCTTACCTGACCTGGAAGCAGACCAATTTTATTATCATGACTTAATTGGTTATACTATTGTGGATGAAAACTTAGGTAAACTGGGAGTAGTAAAAGAGTTGTTTGAACTTCCGCACCAAGATTTAATGGCTATGGATTACCAGGGCGCCGAAGTTTTAATACCCATGCAGGATGAAATCATACTTCGAGCGGAAAAAGATACGCAAACCTTATACGTGAACCTGCCCGAAGGCTTGGTAGAGGTGTACACTCAGGCTGGTAACAGCAGGGAGGAAGAACCCGACGACGATGCGGTTTGA